GCGACCGGCGGACGTGGCCGGCGGCTTCCAGGCGCTTGAGGAGGGGGGAGAGGGTGCCGGAGTCGAGCCGCAGGTGCTCGCCGATCTGCTTGACGGGCAGCTCCCCGTGCTCCCAGAGCACCAGCATCACGAGGTACTGCGGGTAGGTCAGCCCGAGGTCCTTGAGCAGCACGCGGTAGACGCCGCCGAAGGCGCGCGAGGCGGCGTGCAGGGAGAAGCAGATCTGGTGGTCGAGCTTGAGCAGCTCGCCGTCGGGCACCTGGGACAGCTCGGTCATGCGTCCAGGATAGCCCGGCCGCCCACGGTTCAGTTGTGCGCAACTGAATTGCGTGCTCTACTTGTGAGCGGAGCGCGAGCCGATACCCGGCCCGCCGATGTGAGAAGGGACCGGTCAGATGGACGCGCTGTACACCGCCGTCGCCACCGCCAACGGACGCGAGGGCCGCACGGTCAGCTCCGACGGCCGGCTGGACCTCGCACTGGCGATGCCGCCGGCGCTGGGGGGCAACGGCCAGGGCACCAACCCCGAGCAGCTCTTCGCCGCGGGCTACGCCGCCTGTTTCGCCTCCGCGCTCGGCGTGGTCGCCCGCCAGGCCCGGGCCGACGTCAGCGAGGTGTCGGTCACCGCCGAGGTCTCCCTCGGCAAGGACGACGGCGGCTTCGCCCTTTCCGTGGTGCTCCGCGTCGAGCTGCCGGACAGCCTCGCCGGCGAGAGCGGTGAGCTGCTGGTGAAGCAGGCCCACGAGGTCTGCCCCTACTCCAGGGCCACCCGCGGCAACATCCCGGTCGAGCTCGTCGTCGAGTAGCCGGCCCCCGCACGCGAACGGCGCAGGCACCCGGCCACGGAGCGGCCCGGGTGCCTGCGCCGTCCGTGCGTGGTCCCCCTGCGCCACACGTCCGTTCAGAGCACCTCGGCGCGGACCTCGCCGCCGGAGACCGCGAGGCGTGGCGAGGGCATCCGGAAGACCCGGCAATCGAGCGAGGCGATCCGCCGTACGACCGTGCAGGCCGTGTCCGAGGACGTCGCCGACCACCAGCGCGACCGGGCCCCGGGCGGCGGGATCACGTCGAATCGGTCGCCGCCCGCTCCCGCCTGCGCGGGCAGGTAGCGGTGCCGGGTTCGGGCGGTGGCGGGTCCGCCGGTCCGGCGGCGCCGCATCTGCGAATTGTCCAATTCCGAAGAATGCCCGAATATGGGCGCATATTCTTATCTATCCTGTTTTGTACCGCACCGGCAAGGAACTCTCCGGCGTCGGGCCGTGGTCGCCGCGGTCGGACGCCACCCGTCGTCCTCCCCCGGTGCGCGGGAACTCCCTTGGACGGCAAGGCCGGAGGGCCGCGGTACCGACGGTACCGCGGCCCTCCGGAGGCGGGGCCCGCTACTCCTCGGTGGGCCCCAGATCGGGGGTCTCGCGCAGCTCGACGGTGAGCGCTCGGTGGGCGGCGTGCAGTTCCAGCACGGTGATCTCGTTCGACCCCGGGCGCAGGACGGGGCCGGGCACGTACAGCGAGCGCTGGGGACCACGCGACCAGTGGCGGCCGAGGTGGAAGCCGTTGACCCAGACGTTCCCCTTCGTCCAGCCCGGGAGGTGGAGGAAGGTGTCGGCCGGCTCCTCGATCCGCACGCTCCCGCGGTGGAAGACCGGACCGACCGTCGCGCCGGCCGTCTCGGCGAAGGAGAGCCCGTCGAGCGAGACCAGCGGCAGCGGGCGGTTGCTCCAGCCGGTCAGCTCGACCCCGTCCAGCAGGACCCGGCCCAGCAGCCCCTTGCGGTCGTGGATGCCGGGGCCGTAGTTGACCCGGCCCTGGTTCTCCACCAGCAGGCTCAGCACCGCGCCGTCCTTCGGCGCGGTGAACGCGATCGCCCGCTCGTGGTTCTCCCGCTCCAGGACACCGACGGGCAGGCCGTCCACGAAGACCTGGGCCCGGTCGCGGACCCCGTCCAGCTCCAGCAGGACCGGCCCCGCGACCGGCAGCCGGGCCTCGTAGAGGATGAACCCGAAGTCCTGCCCGAGCTGCTCCATGGTGAGCGGCCGCTCGGACAGCACGGTGGCGGAGAGAGCCGCCAGGTTCTCGAACAGCGGTGCGCAGGCGGTCAGTCGGACGGTGCCGGCGCCGCTCGTCGGTGCCCGCGCGGGCACCGGTTCCGCCGGGACGGGGGCGTACTTGGCGATGACCTGACGGAACGCCTCGTACTTCTCGGTGGGGTCGCCGGCCTCGTCGAGCGGGGAGTCGTAGTCGTAGGAGCCGACGGTGGGCCGGTAGGTGTGCTTGTCGTTGGCGCCGTTGGTGAAGCCGAAGCT
The sequence above is drawn from the Kitasatospora sp. NBC_00315 genome and encodes:
- a CDS encoding organic hydroperoxide resistance protein, which gives rise to MDALYTAVATANGREGRTVSSDGRLDLALAMPPALGGNGQGTNPEQLFAAGYAACFASALGVVARQARADVSEVSVTAEVSLGKDDGGFALSVVLRVELPDSLAGESGELLVKQAHEVCPYSRATRGNIPVELVVE
- a CDS encoding MarR family winged helix-turn-helix transcriptional regulator, which codes for MTELSQVPDGELLKLDHQICFSLHAASRAFGGVYRVLLKDLGLTYPQYLVMLVLWEHGELPVKQIGEHLRLDSGTLSPLLKRLEAAGHVRRSRSAEDERSVTVALTGAGTALRERAVCVPQRIIEASDLSLAEATALQSLLARVTTALDAAPLDSGPLEAGPLEAGPLDAGPTA
- a CDS encoding beta-galactosidase family protein gives rise to the protein MPVLQITDEGFRLDDEPFRIISGGLHYFRVHPALWADRLRKARPMGLNTVETYVLWNLHQPRPDEFRMDGGLDLPAFLDLAAAEGLHVLLRPGPYICAEWEGGGLPSWLLADPDILLRSQDPRYLAAVDDFFGRLLPPLRRHLSTRGGPILAVQVENEFGAYDDDTAHLAHLARLLRACGVDVPLFTCDQPADLARGSLPGFLATANFGSRSEQGLATLRAHRPTGPLMCSEFWIGWFDRWGGHHVVRDPAQAAEELDTLLATGASVNLYMFHGGTSFGFTNGANDKHTYRPTVGSYDYDSPLDEAGDPTEKYEAFRQVIAKYAPVPAEPVPARAPTSGAGTVRLTACAPLFENLAALSATVLSERPLTMEQLGQDFGFILYEARLPVAGPVLLELDGVRDRAQVFVDGLPVGVLERENHERAIAFTAPKDGAVLSLLVENQGRVNYGPGIHDRKGLLGRVLLDGVELTGWSNRPLPLVSLDGLSFAETAGATVGPVFHRGSVRIEEPADTFLHLPGWTKGNVWVNGFHLGRHWSRGPQRSLYVPGPVLRPGSNEITVLELHAAHRALTVELRETPDLGPTEE